Genomic segment of Streptomyces sp. NBC_01210:
GTCTACGGCGCCATGGAAGGCCTCCGCGAGAAGACCGGCGCTGACCCGGTCATCACGCTGAAGCGCGCCCTCGAGAACGTCAAGCCGTCTCTCGAGGTCAAGTCCCGCCGTGTCGGTGGCGCCACCTACCAGGTGCCGATCGAGGTCAAGCCCGGTCGCGCCTCCACCCTCGCGCTCCGCTGGGTCGTGGGTTACTCCCGCGCCCGTCGCGAGAAGACCATGACCGAACGCCTCATGAACGAGCTGCTCGACGCCTCCAACGGCCTCGGCGCTGCGGTCAAGAAGCGTGAGGACACGCACAAGATGGCCGAGTCCAACAAGGCCTTCGCGCACTACCGCTGGTAGTCGCTACCCACATCGAGACCGAGAGAAGATTGAGCCTTATGGCCACCACTTCGCTTGACCTGGCCAAGGTCCGCAATATTGGGATCATGGCCCACATCGACGCGGGCAAGACGACGACCACCGAGCGCATCCTGTTTTACACCGGTGTGAGCTACAAGATCGGTGAGGTCCACGACGGCGCTGCCACGATGGACTGGATGGAGCAGGAGCAGGAGCGCGGCATCACGATCACGTCCGCCGCGACGACCTGTCACTGGCCGCTCGAGGACGTCGATCACACCATCAACATCATCGACACCCCGGGTCACGTCGACTTCACGGTCGAGGTGGAGCGTTCGCTCCGCGTGCTCGACGGTGCCGTCACGGTGTTCGACGGTGTCGCCGGCGTTGAGCCGCAGTCCGAGACTGTGTGGCGTCAGGCGGACCGCTACGGCGTTCCGCGTATCTGCTTCGTCAACAAGCTCGACCGCACCGGCGCTGAGTTCCACCGCTGCGTCGACATGATCGTGGACCGCCTCGGCGCGACCCCGATCGTGATGCAGCTGCCGATCGGTGCAGAGGCTGACTTCAAGGGCGTCATCGACCTGGTCCGTATGAAGGCCCTGGTCTGGTCCGCCGAAGCCACCAAGGGCGAGATGTACGACGTCGTCGACATCCCGGCCACGCACACCGAGGCTGCCGAGGAGTGGCGCGGCAAGCTGCTCGAGGCCGTGTCGGAGAACGACGACCAGATGATGGAGCTGTACCTCGAGGGCGTCGAGCCCACCGAGGAGCAGCTCTACCAGGCGATCCGTCGTATCACCATCGCGTCCGGCAAGGGCGGCGGCACCACCGTCACCCCCGTCTTCTGCGGTACCGCGTTCAAGAACAAGGGTGTTCAGCCCCTGCTCGACGCGGTTGTGCGCTACCTCCCCTCCCCCCTGGACGTCGAAGGCATTGAGGGCCACGACGTCAAGGACCCGGAGAAGGTCATCACGCGCCGTCCGTCCGACGACGAGCCGCTGGCCGCTCTGGCCTTCAAGATCGCGAGCGACCCGCACCTGGGCAAGCTCACCTTCATCCGGGTCTACTCGGGTCGCCTGGAGTCCGGCACTGCTGTGCTGAACCCCACCAAGGGCAAGAAGGAGCGCATCGGCAAGATCTACCGTATGCACGCGAACAAGCGTGAGGAGATCGAGTCGGTGGGCGCCGGCGACATCGTCGCCGTCATGGGCCTGAAGCAGACCACCACCGGTGAGACGCTGTGCGACGACAAGAACGCGGTGATCCTGGAGTCCATGGACTTCCCGGCGCCGGTCATCCAGGTCGCGATCGAGCCCAAGTCCAAGGGTGACCAGGAGAAGCTGGGTGTCGCCATCCAGCGTCTCGCGGAGGAGGACCCCTCCTTCCAGGTCCACTCGGACGAGGAGACCGGCCAGACCATCATCGGTGGTATGGGTGAGCTTCACCTCGAGGTGCTCGTCGACCGCATGCGGCGCGAGTTCCGCGTCGAGGCGAACGTCGGCAAGCCGCAGGTCGCGTACCGCGAGACGATCCGCAAGGCCGTCGAGCGTATCGACTACACGCACAAGAAGCAGACCGGTGGTACCGGTCAGTTCGCGAAGGTGCAGATCGCGCTGGAGCCCATCGAGGGCGGCGACGCGACCTACGAGTTCGTGAACAAGGTCACCGGTGGCCGCATCCCCCGTGAGTACATCCCCTCGGTGGACGCGGGTGCGCAGGAAGCCATGCAGTTCGGCATCCTGGCCGGCTACGAGATGGTGGGCGTTCGCGTCACCCTTCTCGACGGTGGTTACCACGAGGTCGACTCCTCCGAACTCGCGTTCAAGATCGCTGGTTCGCAGGCGTTCAAGGAGGGTGCCCGCAAGGCGTCCCCCGTGCTCCTCGAGCCGATGATGGCCGTCGAGGTCACCACGCCCGAGGACTACATGGGCGATGTCATCGGCGACCTCAACTCCCGCCGTGGCCAGATTCAGGCCATGGAGGAGCGCAGCGGCGCTCGCGTCGTGAAGGGGCTGGTCCCCCTCTCGGAGATGTTCGGCTATGTCGGAGACCTCCGCAGCAAGACCTCGGGTCGCGCAAGCTACTCGATGCAGTTCGACTCCTACGCCGAGGTTCCGCGGAACGTCGCCGAGGAGATCATCGCGAAGGCCAAGGGCGAGTAACTCTTCGGAGTTCACGCTTTAGGCTTGTCACCGGTGCCTGGAGAGGCGTCCGGCGCAGAGCGAGAGCAATGCGGCGGACGCCCCCGGGCCCCGGCATCCCAGCAAAGATCACCTGGCGCCGATGAAGCAAGGCGTACAGAACCACTCCACAGGAGGACCCAGTGGCGAAGGCGAAGTTCGAGCGGACTAAGCCGCACGTCAACATCGGCACCATCGGTCACATTGACCACGGTAAGACGACCCTCACGGCCGCCATTACCAAGGTGCTGCACGACGCGTACCCGGACCTGAACGAGGCCTCGGCCTTCGACCAGATCGACAAGGCTCCTGAGGAGCGCCAGCGCGGTATCACCATCTCCATCGCGCACGTCGAGTACCAGACCGAGTCGCGTCACTACGCGCACGTCGACTGCCCCGGTCACGCGGACTACATCAAGAACATGATCACGGGTGCCGCGCAGATGGACGGCGCCATCCTCGTGGTCGCCGCCACCGACGGCCCGATGCCGCAGACCAAGGAGCACGTGCTCCTGGCCCGCCAGGTCGGCGTTCCGTACATCGTTGTCGCCCTGAACAAGGCCGACATGGTGGACGACGAGGAGATCCTGGAGCTCGTCGAGCTCGAGGTGCGTGAGCTCCTCTCCGAGTACGAGTTCCCGGGCGACGACCTGCCGGTCGTCAAGGTCTCGGCGCTCAAGGCGCTCGAGGGCGACGCCGAGTGGGGCAAGACCGTTCTCGACCTGATGAAGGCCGTTGACGAGTCCATCCCGCAGCCCGAGCGTGACGTCGACAAGCCGTTCCTGATGCCGATCGAGGACGTCTTCACGATCACCGGTCGTGGCACCGTCGTCACCGGTCGTATCGAGCGTGGTGTCCTCAAGGTCAACGAGACCGTCGACATCGTCGGTATCAAGACCGAGAAGACCACTACCACGGTCACCGGCATCGAGATGTTCCGCAAGCTGCTCGACGAGGGCCAGGCCGGTGAGAACGTCGGTCTGCTCCTCCGTGGCATCAAGCGTGAGGACGTCGAGCGCGGCCAGGTCATCATCAAGCCGGGTTCGGTCACGCCGCACACCAGCTTCGAGGCCCAGGCCTACATCCTGTCGAAGGACGAGGGTGGCCGTCACACCCCGTTCTTCAACAACTACCGCCCGCAGTTCTACTTCCGTACCACGGACGTGACCGGCGTTGTGACCCTCCCCGAGGGCACCGAGATGGTCATGCCGGGCGACAACACCGTCATGACCGTCGAGCTGATCCAGCCCGTCGCCATGGAGGAGGGCCTCAAGTTCGCCATCCGTGAGGGTGGCCGGACCGTCGGCGCCGGCCAGGTCACCAAGATCAACAAGTAATTGCTGATCTGACCTGGTTGCTCCCCGGAGCATCAGCAAGGGCCCCGCACCACTGGTGCGGGGCCCTTCGCGTTGCGCTGTCGCCTGCGGGCCGCGGCTAGCCGGCGGTTCCTGCCTCGGGCGACCAGGTCCAGGGGTGCGCGTCCGCCCCCAGACCCACGACGGTGGCACCCGAGCCGCCCATGTGCAGGGCCGGTGCGTCCAGCGACGGCAGTGTGCCGTTCTTGCGGATCAACACTTTTCCTGCGACACGCAGTTGGAGCTGCCCCTTGAGGTCCTTGCCGAGGAGTACCGGGCCGCGCGGGGCGGGCGCCGCACTCACCGGACCGTGGCCGTCGAAACGGACGCCGGGTATGCGGACGCCGTCGGGGCGTACGGATGTCAGCGCGGGTTCGGCCGTCCCGGGTCCTTCGGACTTCGTGACACGCTCCACGCGGTACAGCAGTTCCACGGTGCCGTTCTTGCCGGCCACCGCGGCGGGGCCGTCCACGGGGACCGGCAGCGGCCCGGCCGGCCGGTGGGTGAACGGCTGTCCCGGTGCGTCCTGTGTCCAGTGGTGCACGCTGTCGTGACCGGCACCGAAGACATGCACCCGCCCGGTGCTGTCCACCACCGTGGACAGTCCGTCCTGAATCTCGCCACCCTCCAGGTCCTGCCAGCGGTCCCAGTGGCCCTCGGTGTCACGGACCCGCGTGCTGATGCCCTGGTCCGCGTTGCGTACGAAGAGATGGACGCGGCCGTCAGGGGCCGTGACCGCCACCGGAACGCCGATCCGCCGGCCCCGGTCGTCGCCGCGCTCCGAATTGCCCAGCCCTTGCCAAGGCAGGAAGGGACCGCCCGCGGAGCGCTGCTCCAGCAGCACGACCTCCCGCCTGTTGGCGCCGCCGTGGCCGCCGAGCGCCGAGAAACGCAGCCCGAAGAGCAGCTGCCGGCCGTCCTGCAGCGCCGCCGCGCCGAGCGTGGGCGCGAGCGGGCCGCCGCCGAGGTCGTCCGGGTCGCCCCACCGGCCGCTGCCGCGCTCGCTCTCGCGCCAGCGCACCGCGCGCAGCCCCAGCACCCCGTAGGCGGCGAGCCTGCCGTCCGGCTCGGTGGCCACCGCCGGGCGCGCGCCCGGGTAGCGGTAGTGGGTGGAGCGCACCCAGCCCTTCTTGTTGGTCAGCGGACGCTTGCCGCCGACGTTGTAGTCGCCGCAGCCCGCGGCATTGCCGCACCTCCAGTCGGGGGCGCCGCCGTACGGGACCAGATGGGCGGCCTTCTGCCTGAGCACGCCCTCCGGCAGGTTCTTGGGCCAGTGGCGGTTGTAGTAGCCGCGGAAGGACGTGGCGACGAAGGCGGGCACCTGGCCGCCCTCCTGGGTCGCCTCGGCCACCCAGCGCACCAGGGCCGCCCAGCTGAAGGAGGCCACGGCGGTGTGGTCCGCATGGTCCGAGTAGCCGTGCTGCTCGCTGTCGTTCTTGCGGGTCGCCTCGTCGCTGTGCTGGATGTCCGGGTCGGGGTCCAGGGTCTGCACGACCGTGGGCCGGTAGCGGTCCAGCAGCCCCACGAGTACGTCGATGAGCTGGTCGTAGTCGTACGAGCCCGCCTTGCGTACGGGGGAGTCGTCGGCGACGACGGTGCGCAGATTCTGCTCCCGGTCCTTCCACAGGGCGGGCAGGCCCATGCGGCCGCCGCGCGTCGTGTGCATCGCGAGGTTGAGGAAGATCAGCTCGACCCGGCGGGAGCCGTTGGCAAGAGTGTTGATCTCGGCCCGCTGGTCGCCGCGCAGCGTGGCGACGCCTTTCTGCCAGTCGGTGAACCTGGGCAGTCCGAGCAGTGTCGCGTACGCCTGGCGCAGCCCCTGGTGGCGTGCGGAGGAGTACGCCGTCTTGTCGGCGCCCGGCCGCGGCCGGCCGGGCGCCTTGTTGACGCCGTCGGACTCGCCGGCGGTGACATAGACGCAGACCAGCGGAACCCCGGCGTCCAGCATCCGCTGGGTGTCGGGGTTCATGAAGTACAGATCGTCGTCCGGGTGGGCCAGGATCTGCATCAGCTGCGCCCGCCGGGAGCTGGAGATCGGCATGCCCGGCGCGGGGTCGGCCGTCGGGACGGCGCGCCGCGGTGCGGGCACGGAACACGAGCTGAGGGCCGCCGCCGCGGCGACGGCGGCTGTGGCGGTGACCACATTTCGTCTGCTCAGGCCGGTGGAACGCGCGGTAGCCTTCCCCAGGGCATGCGCGATCTGCATCTGTTGTGCTCCGTCCGCTCCGCTCGCAGCGGGCAGACAGGCGCCCCCGTGCTGCGTACCGTTGTTCTCCGATAATGGCGGAGGGGCTGGTCAGAGCCGGTCCGCGCTCAACTAGACGGCGATTCGACGTGCGAGGTTGCCTGAGCGTGGGCAGCATGTGCGCGTGGAGCGGGCCGGTGGGGTACGCTCTCCGGCTGCGATTGGCCAGGGCTCTGCCCCATATGGCACACTAGCCAGGTTGCTCGGTTGAGTGCCGATGCTGCGCGCCTCCCGTCGGGAGGACCGGAAGCGAGTCCCACAGTACTCGTCGCCCTATCTGCCGTAAGGCAGCACTGGGGCGGACGTACGGGAATCTTTCGGGAAGCGTCAGCGGGGTGCAAACCAGGCACCCGGTGGGTGTTTTCCCCCGGCTCGCGGTCTTTGGCCCGCACCCCTTGGTTGGGAAATCCTTCGGGAGATCTTCGTAGAGGGAATGCGACACGCCCGACCGCGTGGGTCGGAGAGAACGGCGCTTGTGAAGAGCGCAGCCATCCGGGTTCCAGAGCGTTTCGAGAGACAGGACTACTAGTAGCCATGGCGGGACAGAAGATCCGCATCCGGCTCAAGGCCTACGACCACGAGGTCATCGACAGCTCGGCGAAGAAGATCGTCGAGACGGTGACCCGCACTGGTGCGTCGGTCGCGGGCCCGGTGCCGCTGCCCACTGAGAAGAACGTGTACTGCGTCATCAAGTCGCCGCACAAGTACAAGGACTCGCGCGAGCACTTCGAGATGCGCACGCACAAGCGCCTGATCGACATCCTCGACCCGACGCCCAAGACCGTTGACTCGTTGATGCGCCTGGACCTTCCGGCCGGCGTTGACATCGAGATCAAGCTCTGAGAGGCGCGGAGAAGATGGCAAAGCAGATCAAGGGCGTCCTGGGCGAGAAGCTCGGCATGACCCAGGTCTGGGACGAGAACAACCGTGTCGTCCCGGTGACCGTCGTCAAGGCCGGGCCCTGCGTCGTTACCCAGGTCCGTAAGAACGACATCGACGGCTACGAGTCGGTCCAGATCGCCTTCGGCGAGATCGACCCGCGCAAGGTGAACAAGCCCCTCAAGGGTCACTTCGCCAAGGCCGACGTAACCCCGCGCCGCCACCTGGTGGAGCTCCGTACCTCCGACGCCAGCGAGTACACGCTCGGCCAGGAGATCACTGCCGCGGTGTTCGAGTCCGGCGTCAAGGTCGACGTCACGGGCAAGAGCAAGGGCAAGGGCTTCGCCGGTGTCATGAAGCGTCACAACTTCAAGGGCCTCGGCGCCGGTCACGGTACCCAGCGCAAGCACCGCTCGCCCGGTTCCATCGGTGGCTGCGCCACCCCTGGGCGTGTCTTCAAGGGCATGCGCATGGCGGGCCGCATGGGTAACGAGCGGGTCACCACCCAGAACCTGACCATCCACGCGGTTGACGCGGAGAAGGGCCTGCTGCTCATCAAGGGCGCGGTTCCTGGTCCGAACGGCGGCCTCGTCCTCGTCCGCACTGCGGCCAAGGGGGTCTGAGGACTATGAGCACCATTGACATTCTGTCGCCCTCCGGCGACAAGTCCGGGACCGTCGAGCTCCCGGCCGAGATCTTCGACGCCAAGGTCAGCATCCCGCTGATCCACCAGGTCGTCGTGGCGCAGCTGGCCGCCGCCCGTCAGGGCACGCACAAGGTCAAGCGTCGTGGCGAGGTCCGTGGTGGCGGTAGGAAGCCTTACCGCCAGAAGGGCACCGGCCGCGCGCGTCAGGGTTCGACCCGTGCGCCGCAGTTCGCCGGCGGTGGCGTTGTCCACGGCCCCACGCCGCGTGACTACTCGCAGCGGACCCCGAAGAAGATGAAGGCCGCCGCCCTGCGCGGTGCCCTCACCGACCGGGCCCGTAACTCCCGTATCCACGTCGTCTCCGGCGTGGTCGAGGGCGAGATCTCCACGAAGGCCGCCAAGTCCCTGCTGGGCAAGGTCAGCGAGCGCAAGAACGTGCTCCTGGTTGTCGAGCGCTCGGACGAGGCCGCGTGGCTCTCCGCCCGCAACCTGCCCCAGGTGCACCTCCTGGAGCCGGGCCAGCTGAACACGTACGACGTGCTCGTCTCGGACGACGTGGTCTTCACCAAGGCCGCTTTCGAGTCCTTCGTGTCTGGCCCCAAGGCCGCTGAGACCGAAGGGAGCGACGCCTGATGTCCGAGGCGACCGTCACCAGCAAGACCTTCACGGACCCGCGCGACGTTCTCGTCAAGCCGGTTGTCTCCGAGAAGAGCTACGCCCTGCTCGACGAGAACAAGTACACGTTCATCGTCGCGCCCGGCTCCAACAAGACCCAGATCAAGCAGGCCGTCGAGGCGGTCTTCTCGGTCAAGGTCACCGGGGTCAACACGATCAACCGCCAGGGCAAGCGCAAGCGCACCCGCACCGGTTTCGGCAAGCGCGCCAACACCAAGCGCGCCATCGTGACCCTCGCTGAGGGCGACCGAATCGACATCTTCGGCGGCCCGACCTCCTGACGGAGGTCGAGTCGTCCGGAATCGGACGAGGACTGAGAAATGGGTATCCGCAAGTACAAGCCGACGACCCCGGGCCGTCGTGGCTCCAGCGTCGCCGACTTTGTCGAGATCACGCGGTCCACGCCGGAGAAGTCGCTGGTCCGCCCCCTGCACAGCAAGGGCGGCCGTAACAACACCGGTCGTGTGACCGTCCGTCACCAGGGCGGTGGCCACAAGCGCGCCTACCGCGTGATCGACTTCCGTCGTCACGACAAGGACGGCGTGCCGGCCAAGGTCGCTCACATCGAGTACGACCCGAACCGCACCGCGCGCATCGCGCTTCTGCACTACGCAGACGGCGAGAAGCGCTACATCATCGCGCCCAAGGGCCTGACGCAGGGCGACCGTGTCGAGAACGGCCCGGCCGCCGACATCAAGCCCGGCAACAACCTGGCGCTGCGCAACATCCCGGTCGGTACGACCATCCACGCCATCGAGCTGCGGCCCGGCGGCGGCGCGAAGTTCGCCCGCTCCGCGGGTGCCTCCGTGCAGCTGCTGGCGAAGGAGGGCACGATGGCCCACCTTCGTATGCCGTCCGGTGAGATCCGGCTGGTCGACGCCCGCTGCCGCGCCACCATTGGCGAGGTCGGCAACGCCGAGCAGTCGAACATCAACTGGGGCAAGGCCGGCCGTCTGCGCTGGAAGGGCGTTCGCCCGACCGTCCGCGGTGTCGCAATGAACCCGGTTGACCACCCGCACGGTGGTGGTGAGGGCAAGACCTCCGGTGGTCGCCACCCGGTCAGCCCGTGGGGTCAGAAGGAGGGTCGTACTCGCTCGCCGAAGAAGGCATCGAGCAAGTACATCGTCCGCCGCCGCAAGACGAACAAGAAGCGCTAGGAGCGGGTTTAGATGCCGCGCAGTCTCAAGAAGGGGCCCTTCGTCGACGGACACCTCATCAAGAAGGTGGATGTCCAGAACGAAGCAGGCACCAAGAACGTCATCAAGACCTGGTCCCGTCGCTCGATGATCGTCCCGGCCATGCTCGGCCACACGATCGCGGTGCACAACGGCAAGATCCACGTCCCGGTGTTCGTCACCGAGTCGATGGTCGGCCACAAGCTCGGCGAGTTCTCGCCGACTCGCACCTTCCGCGGCCACGTCAAGGACGACCGGAAGTCGAAGCGCCGCTAACGCGGGGTGACTGACTATGACTTACACCGAAGGGACAACCATGGAAGCCAGGGCCCAGGCGCGGTACATCCGCGTCACGCCCATGAAGGCCCGCCGAGTGGTGGACCTCATCCGTGGCATGGATGCCACGGAGGCTCAGGCGGTCCTGCGTTTCGCCCCGCAGGCCGCGAGCGTGCCGGTTGGCAAGGTGCTTGACAGCGCCATTGCCAACGCTGCACACAACTACGACCACACCGACGCCTCTTCGCTGGTCATCAGCGAGGCGTACGTGGACGAGGGCCCGACCCTGAAGCGGTTCCGTCCGCGTGCTCAGGGCCGTGCCTACCGGATCCGTAAGCGGACCAGCCACATCACCGTGGTCGTCAGCAGCAAGGAAGGAACCCGGTAATGGGCCAGAAGGTTAACCCGCATGGGTTCCGGCTCGGCATCACCACGGACTTCAAGTCCCGCTGGTACGCCGACAAGCTGTACAAGGACTACGTCAAGGAAGACGTCGCCATTCGTCGCATGATGACGAAGGGCATGGAGCGAGCCGGTATCTCGAAGGTTGAGATCGAGCGCACCCGCGACCGCGTCCGCGTTGACATCCACACCGCCCGCCCGGGCATCGTCATCGGTCGCCGTGGCGCCGAGGCCGACCGCATCCGTGGCGAGCTGGAGAAGCTGACCGGCAAGCAGGTTCAGCTGAACATCCTCGAGGTCAAGAACCCCGAGGTGGACGCTCAGCTGGTGGCCCAGGCCGTCGCCGAGCAGCTGTCCTCCCGCGTCTCCTTCCGTCGCGCCATGCGTAAGAGCATGCAGGGCACGATGAAGGCCGGCGCCAAGGGCATCAAGATCCAGTGCGGCGGCCGTCTCGGCGGCGCCGAGATGTCCCGCTCGGAGTTCTACCGCGAGGGCCGTGTGCCCCTGCACACGCTCCGTGCGAACGTCGACTACGGCTTCTTCGAGGCCAAGACGACCTTCGGCCGTATCGGTGTGAAGGTCTGGATCTACAAGGGCGACGTCAAGAACATCGCCGAGGTCCGCGCCGAGAACGCTGCGGCCCGTGCGGGTAACCGCCCGGCCCGTGGTGGCGCCGGCGACCGTCCGGCCGGTGGCCGTGGCGGTCGTGGTGGCGAGCGGGGCGGTCGCGGCCGCAAGCCGCAGCAGTCCGCGCCGGCAGCCGAGGCCCCCAAGGCCGAGGCTCCCGCCGCCGCCGCTGCTCCGGCTGCTGAGAGCACCGGAACGGAGGCCTGACCGAAATGCTGATCCCCCGTAGGGTCAAGCACCGCAAGCAGCACCACCCGAAGCGCAGCGGTATGTCCAAGGGTGGTACGCAGGTTGCGTTCGGCGAGTACGGCATTCAGGCCCTCACTCCGGCGTACGTGACCAACCGCCAGATCGAGGCGGCTCGTATCGCGATGACCCGCCACATCAAGCGTGGCGGCAAGGTCTGGATCAACATCTACCCGGACCGCCCGCTGACGAAGAAGCCTGCCGAGACCCGCATGGGTTCCGGTAAGGGTTCCCCGGAGTGGTGGATCGCGAACGTCAAGCCCGGTCGGGTGATGTTCGAGCTGTCCTACCCGAACGAGAAGATTGCGCGTGAGGCGCTTACCCGCGCTGCTCACAAGCTTCCGATGAAGTGCCGGATCGTTCGGCGCGAGGCAGGTGAGTCGTGATGTCTACCGGTACCAAGGCGTCCGAGCTGCGTGAGCTGGGCAACGAGGAGCTTGTTGCCAAGCTCCGCGAGGCCAAGGAAGAGCTGTTCAACCTCCGCTTCCAGGCGGCGACCGGCCAGCTCGAGAACCACGGCCGGCTGAAGGCCGTCCGCAAGGACATCGCGCGGATCTACACCCTCATGCGTGAGCGCGAGCTGGGCATCGAGACGGTGGAGAGCGCCTGATGAGCGAGAGCAACGTGACAGAGAACAAGACCGCCCGCGGTTTCCGCAAGACCCGCGAGGGTCTGGTCGTCAGCGACAAGATGGACAAGACCGTCGTCGTCGCCGTCGAGGACCGCGTGAAGCACGCGCTGTACGGCAAGGTCATCCGCCGTACGAACAAGCTCAAGGCGCACGACGAGCAGAACGCTGCCGGCGTCGGCGACCGCGTCCTCATCATGGAGACGCGTCCGCTGTCGGCGACCAAGCGCTGGCGCATCGTCGAGATCCTCGAGAAGGCCAAGTAATTACTTGAAGGGGTAACCCTTCAAGTCAGTTCCGCCAGGCTCGGCGGGGGCTGCGCTGTGACATTCAGAAGCAGCCGGCCCCCGCCGGGAACCGGCAGACGATCAGGAGATAGACGTGATCCAGCAGGAGTCGCGACTGCGTGTCGCCGACAACACTGGTGCCAAGGAAATCCTTTGCATCCGTGTTCTCGGTGGCTCCGGTCGCCGCTACGCGGGCATCGGTGACGTCATCGTCGCCACCGTCAAGGACGCGATCCCCGGTGGCAACGTGAAGAAGGGTGACGTCATCAAGGCCGTCATCGTTCGCACCGTCAAGGAGCGTCGTCGTCAGGACGGCTCGTACATCCGCTTCGACGAGAACGCCGCCGTCATTCTGAAGAACGACGGCGACCCTCGCGGCACCCGTATCTTCGGCCCGGTGGGCCGTGAGCTGCGCGAGAAGAAGTTCATGAAGATCATCTCGCTCGCGCCGGAGGTGCTGTAAGCATGAAGATCAAGAAGGGCGACCTGGTTCAGGTCATCACCGGTAAGGACAAGGGCAAGCAGGGCAAGGTCATCGTGGCCTACCCCACTGAGAACCGTGTCCTCGTCGAGGGTGTCAACCGGGTCAAGAAGCACACCAAGGCCGGTCAGACCGCTCGCGGTTCGCAGACCGGTGGCATTGTGACTACCGAGGCCCCGATTCACGTGAGCAATGTTCAGCTCGTCGTGGAGAAGGACGGCAACAAGGTCGTCACGCGCGTCGGTTACCGCTTCGACGACGAGGGCAACAAGATCCGCGTTGCCAAGCGGACGGGTGAGGACATCTGATGGCTACCACCACCACTC
This window contains:
- the rpsC gene encoding 30S ribosomal protein S3 produces the protein MGQKVNPHGFRLGITTDFKSRWYADKLYKDYVKEDVAIRRMMTKGMERAGISKVEIERTRDRVRVDIHTARPGIVIGRRGAEADRIRGELEKLTGKQVQLNILEVKNPEVDAQLVAQAVAEQLSSRVSFRRAMRKSMQGTMKAGAKGIKIQCGGRLGGAEMSRSEFYREGRVPLHTLRANVDYGFFEAKTTFGRIGVKVWIYKGDVKNIAEVRAENAAARAGNRPARGGAGDRPAGGRGGRGGERGGRGRKPQQSAPAAEAPKAEAPAAAAAPAAESTGTEA
- the rpsQ gene encoding 30S ribosomal protein S17; translation: MSESNVTENKTARGFRKTREGLVVSDKMDKTVVVAVEDRVKHALYGKVIRRTNKLKAHDEQNAAGVGDRVLIMETRPLSATKRWRIVEILEKAK
- the rplV gene encoding 50S ribosomal protein L22, which gives rise to MEARAQARYIRVTPMKARRVVDLIRGMDATEAQAVLRFAPQAASVPVGKVLDSAIANAAHNYDHTDASSLVISEAYVDEGPTLKRFRPRAQGRAYRIRKRTSHITVVVSSKEGTR
- the rplN gene encoding 50S ribosomal protein L14, with product MIQQESRLRVADNTGAKEILCIRVLGGSGRRYAGIGDVIVATVKDAIPGGNVKKGDVIKAVIVRTVKERRRQDGSYIRFDENAAVILKNDGDPRGTRIFGPVGRELREKKFMKIISLAPEVL
- the rplX gene encoding 50S ribosomal protein L24 codes for the protein MKIKKGDLVQVITGKDKGKQGKVIVAYPTENRVLVEGVNRVKKHTKAGQTARGSQTGGIVTTEAPIHVSNVQLVVEKDGNKVVTRVGYRFDDEGNKIRVAKRTGEDI
- the rplP gene encoding 50S ribosomal protein L16, whose product is MLIPRRVKHRKQHHPKRSGMSKGGTQVAFGEYGIQALTPAYVTNRQIEAARIAMTRHIKRGGKVWINIYPDRPLTKKPAETRMGSGKGSPEWWIANVKPGRVMFELSYPNEKIAREALTRAAHKLPMKCRIVRREAGES
- the rpsS gene encoding 30S ribosomal protein S19, with the protein product MPRSLKKGPFVDGHLIKKVDVQNEAGTKNVIKTWSRRSMIVPAMLGHTIAVHNGKIHVPVFVTESMVGHKLGEFSPTRTFRGHVKDDRKSKRR
- the rpmC gene encoding 50S ribosomal protein L29, which codes for MSTGTKASELRELGNEELVAKLREAKEELFNLRFQAATGQLENHGRLKAVRKDIARIYTLMRERELGIETVESA
- the rplB gene encoding 50S ribosomal protein L2, encoding MGIRKYKPTTPGRRGSSVADFVEITRSTPEKSLVRPLHSKGGRNNTGRVTVRHQGGGHKRAYRVIDFRRHDKDGVPAKVAHIEYDPNRTARIALLHYADGEKRYIIAPKGLTQGDRVENGPAADIKPGNNLALRNIPVGTTIHAIELRPGGGAKFARSAGASVQLLAKEGTMAHLRMPSGEIRLVDARCRATIGEVGNAEQSNINWGKAGRLRWKGVRPTVRGVAMNPVDHPHGGGEGKTSGGRHPVSPWGQKEGRTRSPKKASSKYIVRRRKTNKKR